The sequence CAAAATCTGCCCTAACAACTGATATCTAGGCTTTGTGACAGGAAGCCACAATAACTTTCTCTTGACCTGCAGCTGCCCTGAggataaaagataaaacaaagctGGGGAGCCGCTGAGATGATCAGGCCTGCTGCACGGGAAAAGGGCAGTACGGGCTCCAGGCCCCATACTCAGAGACCtctgagggaggcagaggcaggtagatcacttgagcccaggaattcgagaccagcctgggcaatgtggccaaatcccatctctacaaaaaatacaaaaattagctgggtgtggtggcgaacgcctgtagtcctagctactggggaggctgaggtgggagggatgaCCTGAAcccagggagacggaggttgcactaagccaagatggtgccattgcactccagcctaggcaacagagtgaggctatatctcgaaagaaaaaaaaagaaagaaagaaagaaagaaagaaagaaagaaagaaagaaagaaagaaagaaagaaagaaagaaagaaagagagacagagagagagaaagaaacctcTGGCAAGCTGTGTGGTTTAGCCAAGTAACTCACcctctctggtcctcagtttcccTGTTTGCCTACTTCCCATGTATGAGGTTCAAATCAGATTGTGCAATCCTGCAAACACTGTAGGAACAATAATCATTATGTAAGTGATCACTTCGTCAGCCCTtgctctatgccaggcactggacgaggattttttttttttttttttttttttgagacggagtcttgctctgtcacccaggctggagtgcagtggccagatctcggctcactgcaagctccgcctcccgggttcacgccattctcctacctcagcctcccgagtagctgggactacaggcgcccgccacctgaaCGAGGATTCTTACAAGAGCTGCAAAATTAGTTTTAGCAGTACTGTTCCTGTTTTACATACGAGAAAATCTAGGCTCAGCGAGGTCAGATTCCAACCCAAATCACACATCTCCTGGCCTTCGTTTTCTTTCGGGAGACATGGCCTCCCTAATATCGCATAATTACTTTGTGAAGTTAAAGAGCGTTGGGTGGAAATTAGTGGGGCAGATTGGAGATGAcgtgggtggggtgggaggattcCAGGAGGGTATGCGCCTGGCCGGACTGGAATGATTTTGCGGCAGGCCTGGGACTCCCTCAGGCCGACCTAGGCTTCCCAAGTCCCTCCTAGAGCCAAGGGCCCGGGATTCTCCGGCGGCTCGGGCGAGCGGGCGGGGCAGGAGGCGGGGCGGCAGCAGGAAGCGGCCCGAGCGGCGCTCGGAGCGGCCTGAGCCCAGCGGAGCCCTGCAGAGCCCGGCCGGCCTGCATGGGCTGCGGGGGGCTGCACCCCGACCCTTGGGGCGCGGCACGCCCCTGAATGCACCGTGGGGCGCAGGAGGTAGAGGCGCACGAGGCGGCGCAAGAGACGTTGGGAGGGTCCCGAGCCCCTCCGGGCAGGAACGCGGTCCTAGGCTAAGTGGGTTGCGGGGAAAGCGACGCGAGCTGGGTCCCCTGGTTCGCAGGACCTCGGACTGCCAGGGGGTAGGGCCTCCGCGCGCCCCTCCCTCTCCGGTTGGgccccgcccctcctcctcctgagcCAGGCTGGGGTCCTCCTCCTCCCGGACCTGGGACACAGCGTCGCGCGCTCCCCCCAGGGTGCCATGGCCTCCCGGCTCCTGCACCGGCTGCGGCACGCCTTGGCAGGCGACGGCCCCGGGGAGGCGGCGGCCACCCCAGAGGCCGAGCAGTTTCCGGAGAGCTCAGAGCTGGAGGACGACGACGCCGAGGGCCTGTCCTCCCGACTCAGCGGCACCCTCAGCTTCACCAGCGCCGAGGACGACGAGGACGACGAGGACGAGGACGAGGACGACGCGGAGGCTGGCCCTGACCCGCTGCCCCTCGGGGATGGGACGTCAGGAGAAGACGCAGGCGAGTGCAGGAGGACGGAGGCGGGAACCCTGGGGCTGGATTAGGCCTCCATCCCTGCTGCGTTCCCAGAGCATCCAGGGCGCTGAGTTGATCCAGCTGAAACTCCCACACTTCTTAAAGAGCCTGGGCCACCTCTTGGTTATGTGACCTTGAGAGAGTCTTAACCCCCCTCTGAGCCAAGTTTTCCCTTGTGTCAAGTGGGAGAACTCACTCTCATCTCAGAATTGGCTGCGGGCATTAAATGTACAGGGCCTGGGATCCGAATGGAAATGATGTATTAGCGATATTTTGAGGGTGGAGCTATTAATTTAGCCCCTACTGTCTGCCAGGCACGGTGTTTGGCTTCTCGGTGCCTCTCTGCCACTCagtttccatttctgtaaaatgggggtaaatCCTGCCTCACATTAGGAGGATGAGTGAGGCCACGGCAGTGATTGATGTCGACCCTGGCCCTAGGCCCATTGATACGACTGGTCATGTGTCTGCAGAACGGAGCCCCCAACCTGATGGGCAGCGGGGCAGTCAGCTCCTGGCGCGGCAGCTGCAGGATTTCTGGAAGAAGTCCCGGAACACCCTGACACCCCAGCGGCTGCTCTTCGAAGTGACCAGCGCTAACGTTGTCAAGGACCCGCCCTCCAAGTACGTGGTGAGTGAGGGTCCAGAACCCCTGGGCTGTGAGTCTAGAAGTATTGCTACGAGCAAGTAGGGAAGACCCCAACTTCCTGAGGGGTCTATGCAGTTATAAATGGCTACCTcgtttacaaatggggaaactgaggtcagaaAGGGGATGTAACTTGAGCAAATCCTCACACAAATGACTTAGTTTCCTTGAGACTGAGTGACGTGGGGATTAAGGACCTTCCTCTTATCCTGGTTTTGAGACTGAGAGAACTGGTGTGTGCACTTCCCTACCCAGCCCATAAGGTTTTTGCAAATTGTAGCAAG comes from Macaca mulatta isolate MMU2019108-1 chromosome 10, T2T-MMU8v2.0, whole genome shotgun sequence and encodes:
- the SNX21 gene encoding sorting nexin-21 isoform X5, translated to MHRGAQEGAMASRLLHRLRHALAGDGPGEAAATPEAEQFPESSELEDDDAEGLSSRLSGTLSFTSAEDDEDDEDEDEDDAEAGPDPLPLGDGTSGEDAERSPQPDGQRGSQLLARQLQDFWKKSRNTLTPQRLLFEVTSANVVKDPPSKYVMESRSVA
- the SNX21 gene encoding sorting nexin-21 isoform X6, giving the protein MHRGAQEGAMASRLLHRLRHALAGDGPGEAAATPEAEQFPESSELEDDDAEGLSSRLSGTLSFTSAEDDEDDEDEDEDDAEAGPDPLPLGDGTSGEDAERSPQPDGQRGSQLLARQLQDFWKKSRNTLTPQRLLFEVTSANVVKDPPSNSTPSP
- the SNX21 gene encoding sorting nexin-21 isoform X4: MHRGAQEGAMASRLLHRLRHALAGDGPGEAAATPEAEQFPESSELEDDDAEGLSSRLSGTLSFTSAEDDEDDEDEDEDDAEAGPDPLPLGDGTSGEDAERSPQPDGQRGSQLLARQLQDFWKKSRNTLTPQRLLFEVTSANVVKDPPSKYVTNLSSTPSP